A window of Dorea formicigenerans contains these coding sequences:
- a CDS encoding DUF6933 domain-containing protein gives MCWDTHLTKIKGRNVLFIVNASNRYTIAMTDIEPRNWNYYTMYIRSVIHGVMQEMGYSEEQIGQYFKMSGDTTVTKTHGRKSVGGINRMVMDAQYFGKKLEKEAKCQWELSEYLNRDICQPEGFDAYGYPSELFKLDMERLGIAAKRKPAKVIDFAQYIENNRGTND, from the coding sequence ATATGCTGGGACACACATTTGACGAAAATAAAAGGAAGAAATGTCTTGTTTATTGTGAATGCCAGTAATCGTTATACAATAGCAATGACAGATATTGAACCAAGAAACTGGAATTACTATACAATGTATATCCGCAGTGTGATTCATGGCGTGATGCAGGAAATGGGATATTCCGAGGAACAGATAGGGCAGTATTTTAAAATGTCAGGCGATACAACTGTAACAAAAACTCATGGTAGGAAATCGGTTGGTGGCATTAACAGAATGGTAATGGATGCACAGTATTTTGGTAAGAAGCTGGAGAAAGAAGCAAAGTGTCAATGGGAACTTAGTGAGTATCTGAACAGAGATATTTGCCAGCCAGAGGGATTTGATGCGTATGGATATCCGAGTGAACTTTTTAAATTAGACATGGAACGATTAGGGATTGCTGCTAAGAGAAAGCCAGCAAAGGTAATTGATTTTGCTCAGTACATAGAAAACAATCGTGGTACTAACGATTAG
- a CDS encoding MutH/Sau3AI family endonuclease, which yields MKLIEAQTRIEKLAYIPFKEYLSPDQVQDAMMKINKGKTGQLLELTIGLNLSNTTLDFEDGELKTNKCDRTGKPLETMFITQTASIIDELLSKRRFQDTKLYKKFQRLLYVPISKDGNPADWMYLAPIQVDLSLPKYHVLAQQLEADYYYICDQLNQQLSESVRSTLHTASGEFIQIRTKDSKPYHPIYSSIYGREISDKNRAFYFKKEFMKYITSIED from the coding sequence ATGAAACTTATCGAAGCACAGACAAGAATAGAAAAACTTGCCTATATTCCCTTCAAAGAGTATCTGTCCCCTGACCAAGTTCAAGATGCCATGATGAAAATCAATAAAGGGAAGACCGGACAACTTTTGGAATTGACCATAGGATTAAATCTTTCCAATACTACTCTTGATTTTGAAGACGGAGAATTAAAAACCAACAAGTGCGACCGAACCGGCAAGCCATTAGAAACAATGTTTATCACACAAACCGCCTCTATTATCGACGAGTTATTATCCAAACGCAGATTTCAAGACACTAAGTTATATAAAAAATTCCAGCGTTTATTATATGTTCCTATCAGTAAGGATGGAAATCCTGCAGACTGGATGTACTTAGCTCCAATTCAGGTTGACCTATCTCTACCGAAATATCATGTTCTTGCTCAGCAACTTGAAGCAGACTATTACTACATCTGTGACCAGTTAAATCAACAATTATCTGAATCTGTCAGATCGACTTTACATACTGCAAGTGGCGAATTCATCCAAATTCGTACAAAAGATTCAAAACCATATCATCCTATATATTCCAGTATTTATGGTCGTGAAATATCTGATAAAAACAGAGCATTTTATTTCAAAAAAGAATTTATGAAATATATTACATCTATTGAAGATTAA
- a CDS encoding TnpV protein: MSEETLFEKLGVKYIEKDGIFYPLIALCGEEKNTDVGKYGHMWIDYIRTEYPQRYKSLVRFSELHDKAAEVNDVAYELLEDIEKEWMSEHKPKQANSFVEMYRLRTHARMIAEEVVLHEVVNSFH, encoded by the coding sequence ATGAGCGAAGAAACATTATTTGAAAAATTAGGTGTGAAATACATAGAAAAGGACGGCATCTTTTATCCGTTGATTGCATTATGTGGTGAGGAGAAAAACACAGATGTTGGGAAATATGGTCACATGTGGATTGATTACATAAGGACGGAGTATCCACAGCGATACAAAAGTCTGGTGCGGTTTAGCGAATTACATGATAAGGCAGCAGAAGTAAATGATGTTGCCTATGAGTTGCTGGAGGATATTGAAAAGGAATGGATGAGCGAACATAAGCCGAAACAGGCAAATTCTTTTGTGGAAATGTATCGGTTACGAACACATGCAAGAATGATAGCAGAGGAGGTAGTGCTGCATGAGGTGGTGAACAGTTTTCATTAA
- a CDS encoding helix-turn-helix domain-containing protein, which produces MHFENDTDLYRVIGANIKHYREQAKLTQVQLAERAKISISYLSKIEAAGCDKSLSISVLNQIANVLSVDINEFFKEVSES; this is translated from the coding sequence ATGCATTTTGAAAACGATACTGACTTATATCGCGTTATAGGTGCAAATATAAAACATTACAGAGAACAAGCAAAATTAACACAAGTGCAACTTGCAGAGCGGGCAAAGATCAGCATCAGCTATCTATCAAAAATCGAGGCCGCCGGCTGTGATAAGAGTCTTTCTATATCTGTATTGAACCAGATTGCAAATGTACTTAGTGTTGATATTAATGAATTTTTTAAGGAGGTATCCGAATCATGA
- a CDS encoding plasmid recombination protein: MERTISFMNGKGSIGHNTRSFIADNVDASRTKNSVTLIHEDIKQVYHKLFDKALDEYNAKQKRKDRQINSYYEKISRSKQEKLFYEVIVQIGNKDDTGVGSSAAEVATWVLKDYVKMFQHRNPQLYVIGAYIHLDEETPHLHLNFVPWVSGCKRGL; encoded by the coding sequence ATGGAAAGAACAATCAGTTTTATGAATGGGAAGGGTTCCATCGGACACAACACAAGAAGCTTTATCGCCGACAATGTGGATGCCAGTCGCACCAAGAATAGTGTTACACTTATCCACGAGGATATTAAGCAGGTCTATCATAAACTGTTTGACAAGGCGTTGGACGAATACAATGCAAAGCAGAAACGCAAGGACAGGCAGATTAATAGTTATTATGAAAAGATATCCCGGAGTAAGCAGGAAAAATTATTTTATGAGGTGATTGTTCAGATTGGCAATAAGGATGACACCGGAGTGGGTAGTTCAGCTGCTGAGGTTGCAACGTGGGTGTTGAAGGATTATGTAAAAATGTTCCAGCATCGTAATCCGCAGTTATATGTGATAGGTGCTTATATTCATCTGGATGAGGAAACACCGCATTTGCATCTGAATTTCGTTCCGTGGGTATCCGGCTGTAAGAGAGGACTGTAA
- a CDS encoding plasmid mobilization protein — MSEKNRDDKNRWRNVTIAFRMSPEENEELNNRVKLSGFRTKQDYIIQSVLHQKVVATGNPLMLVQFRKNLQQIERELERIEKASDMDGELLTPIRSMLEILEGFKEQPRTLAGMKELTVPNEE; from the coding sequence ATGTCAGAAAAGAATAGAGATGATAAAAACAGATGGCGTAATGTGACAATCGCATTTCGCATGTCACCGGAGGAGAATGAAGAACTAAATAACCGGGTGAAACTCAGCGGATTTCGCACCAAGCAGGATTATATTATCCAGAGTGTTCTTCATCAGAAGGTGGTTGCAACGGGCAATCCGTTGATGCTGGTGCAATTTCGGAAGAATCTGCAACAGATAGAGCGTGAGCTTGAAAGAATTGAAAAGGCATCGGATATGGATGGGGAGTTGCTAACTCCCATCCGCTCCATGCTGGAAATACTGGAAGGATTCAAGGAGCAACCGAGAACATTAGCAGGTATGAAGGAACTTACCGTACCGAATGAAGAATAG
- a CDS encoding type II restriction endonuclease, with protein sequence MRDFDEWLSKFRASISSYDYYIDFEKVVKNVEEIKVELNILNSLIGSKNIEEEFEAIVKKYPETLKCVPLLLAVRGNEIYAQDEDGAFLYNFKTMNYDVEQYKVFMRKTGLFDMIANHLVNNLVDYALGIETGLDSNGRKNRGGHQMEDFVEKYIVAAGFKKNVNYFKEMYLKDIEAKWNIDLSALSNQGKAAKRFDFVIKTDKMIYGIETNFYGGGGSKLNETARSYKMLSQEADTIDGFTFVWFTDGIGWKSARGNLRETFEVLDTIYSIDDMENGIMLELFL encoded by the coding sequence ATGAGAGATTTTGATGAATGGCTTAGTAAGTTTCGTGCTAGTATCTCTAGTTACGATTATTACATAGATTTTGAGAAGGTTGTTAAGAATGTTGAAGAAATCAAGGTGGAATTGAATATATTAAATTCACTTATTGGTTCCAAGAACATTGAAGAAGAATTTGAAGCGATAGTAAAAAAGTATCCGGAAACATTAAAATGTGTTCCGTTATTGCTTGCAGTTCGTGGCAATGAAATTTATGCACAGGATGAAGATGGTGCATTTTTATATAATTTTAAAACTATGAATTATGATGTAGAGCAATATAAGGTTTTTATGCGTAAAACAGGCTTATTTGATATGATTGCAAATCATCTTGTGAATAACTTAGTTGATTATGCATTGGGAATTGAAACAGGATTGGATTCTAATGGACGTAAAAATCGTGGTGGGCATCAAATGGAAGATTTTGTTGAAAAGTATATTGTGGCAGCAGGATTCAAGAAGAATGTGAATTACTTCAAAGAAATGTATTTGAAGGACATTGAAGCTAAATGGAATATTGATTTATCCGCACTTTCAAATCAGGGCAAAGCTGCAAAGCGATTTGATTTTGTAATCAAGACGGATAAGATGATTTATGGTATTGAAACAAACTTCTATGGTGGCGGTGGTTCAAAACTTAATGAAACTGCAAGAAGTTATAAAATGCTTTCGCAGGAGGCAGATACTATAGATGGATTTACATTCGTCTGGTTTACGGATGGAATAGGTTGGAAAAGTGCGAGAGGTAATTTGAGGGAAACATTTGAGGTCTTGGATACGATTTATAGTATTGATGATATGGAGAATGGGATAATGTTAGAATTATTTTTGTGA
- a CDS encoding TRM11 family SAM-dependent methyltransferase codes for MSLQPNNFRLEPTTVWSFPDRGSWATHSGKYRGNWSPYVPRNLILSYSKPGDWILDQFMGSGTTLVEAKLLNRHAVGVDINPQSVSISETNLQFQYESNSKIFTRNGNATDLYFIKDSRIDFICMHPPYANIIKYSKGIEGDISLLVVDEFLSEMKKVAEESFRVLKKGKMCAVMIGDVRKYGNVIPLGFRMMECFLQAGFVNKEIIIKEQHNCRSTDYWETQNNNFLLLAHEYIFIFQK; via the coding sequence ATAAGTTTACAACCAAATAATTTTAGGCTTGAACCAACAACAGTCTGGTCGTTTCCGGACAGAGGAAGTTGGGCAACGCATTCAGGAAAGTATAGAGGTAATTGGTCTCCGTATGTACCAAGAAATCTGATACTTAGTTATTCAAAGCCGGGAGACTGGATCTTAGATCAATTTATGGGTAGTGGAACAACCTTAGTTGAGGCAAAGCTACTCAATCGTCATGCGGTAGGTGTTGACATCAATCCGCAATCTGTTTCAATATCTGAAACAAATTTACAATTCCAATATGAATCCAATTCAAAAATATTTACACGAAATGGGAATGCCACAGATTTGTATTTTATTAAAGATAGTCGAATTGACTTTATTTGTATGCATCCACCATATGCAAATATCATTAAATACAGTAAAGGGATAGAAGGGGATATCTCATTGCTTGTTGTAGATGAATTTTTATCTGAAATGAAAAAGGTAGCAGAGGAATCATTTCGGGTTCTGAAAAAAGGTAAAATGTGTGCAGTTATGATTGGGGATGTAAGAAAATATGGAAACGTAATTCCTTTAGGATTTCGTATGATGGAATGCTTTTTACAGGCAGGATTTGTGAATAAAGAGATTATTATTAAAGAACAGCACAATTGTCGTTCTACTGATTATTGGGAGACACAAAATAATAATTTTTTACTTTTGGCACACGAGTACATATTTATTTTTCAGAAGTAA
- a CDS encoding ATP-binding protein — translation MSFTKLKSVYKQRTGNTFEDTDYESFGLIDEKGNLTNAGALLADESPVRHSRLFCTRWNGLTKASGIVDALDDKEYTGSLVTLLQAGTDFVRNNSKKAWRKVGDGRIEMPDYPDRAVLEGVVNALIHRNYLEIGSEVHIDMFDDRIEIYSPGGMVSGISLEGKNLLKIPSKRRNPILADIFSRLKYMDRRGSGFKKILADYEGQVEFDETKMPVFDADNDDFTLTLYNLNYGTNYATQVNENVIENVIEISEEKMKQLMPEYSKKKLTKACEILKMISENPNISIDELRIALDVKDRTIARYISELKDKGIIERKGPDNGGKWKIK, via the coding sequence ATGTCATTTACAAAATTAAAATCAGTATATAAACAGAGAACGGGGAATACATTTGAAGATACAGATTATGAATCTTTTGGGCTGATTGATGAAAAAGGAAATCTAACGAATGCTGGAGCACTTTTGGCAGATGAATCACCGGTACGTCATTCCAGATTGTTTTGTACAAGATGGAATGGACTTACTAAAGCATCAGGAATAGTGGATGCACTTGATGATAAGGAATATACTGGCAGTCTTGTCACATTGTTGCAGGCAGGAACTGATTTTGTGAGAAATAATTCCAAGAAAGCATGGCGTAAGGTTGGTGACGGCAGAATTGAAATGCCTGATTATCCGGATAGAGCAGTGCTTGAAGGTGTAGTAAATGCATTGATTCATAGAAATTATCTGGAGATAGGTAGTGAAGTCCATATAGATATGTTCGATGATAGAATTGAAATATATTCACCCGGTGGAATGGTAAGTGGAATATCTCTTGAGGGGAAAAATCTATTGAAAATTCCGTCAAAGCGAAGAAATCCGATATTAGCTGATATATTCAGCCGTTTAAAATATATGGATCGTAGAGGTAGTGGATTTAAGAAGATATTGGCAGATTATGAGGGACAAGTAGAATTTGATGAGACCAAGATGCCAGTCTTTGATGCAGATAATGATGATTTTACATTGACTTTGTATAATCTGAATTATGGCACTAATTATGCAACACAGGTGAATGAAAATGTCATAGAAAATGTCATAGAAATTTCGGAAGAAAAAATGAAGCAGTTAATGCCAGAGTATTCTAAGAAGAAGCTTACTAAAGCATGTGAGATCCTAAAAATGATTTCCGAAAATCCGAATATTTCTATTGATGAATTAAGAATAGCCTTAGATGTCAAAGATAGAACAATTGCTAGATATATATCAGAATTAAAGGATAAAGGTATCATAGAACGAAAAGGTCCAGATAATGGTGGTAAATGGAAAATTAAGTAA
- a CDS encoding TIR domain-containing protein, translating into MKYYYDVVLSFAGEDREYVEECADILTALGIKVFYDSYEQDVLWGKDLYTFLADIYSNKARYAIVFISQHYVKKCWTKHEFKFINERMFNSETEYLLPVFLDDTKLCGIPETQGYLTNKTPYEVAVMFAKKINKDIDVELMKSELQQSLPTYEITVRGRNVRFYSAVEEFDAEYPLSFLMELYKLDMMYDLFILPELVPN; encoded by the coding sequence ATGAAATATTATTATGATGTAGTACTTTCTTTTGCTGGTGAAGATAGGGAATATGTGGAAGAATGTGCGGATATATTGACCGCACTTGGAATTAAGGTCTTTTATGACTCGTATGAGCAAGATGTATTATGGGGAAAAGATTTATATACTTTTCTCGCAGATATATATTCTAATAAAGCGAGATATGCAATTGTTTTTATATCGCAGCACTATGTTAAGAAATGTTGGACTAAGCATGAGTTTAAATTCATTAATGAAAGAATGTTTAATAGTGAAACGGAGTATTTGTTGCCTGTTTTTTTAGATGATACAAAGTTGTGTGGTATTCCGGAAACGCAGGGATACTTGACCAATAAAACACCTTATGAAGTAGCTGTCATGTTCGCAAAAAAGATAAATAAGGATATTGATGTAGAGTTAATGAAGAGTGAATTGCAACAGAGTCTTCCAACATACGAGATTACAGTTAGGGGGAGAAATGTTCGGTTTTATAGTGCAGTGGAAGAATTTGATGCAGAGTATCCGCTTTCGTTTTTAATGGAATTGTATAAATTAGATATGATGTATGATTTATTTATTTTACCAGAGCTTGTGCCGAATTAA
- a CDS encoding DNA-methyltransferase — MENLFTKKVPLYFETEESQLIVGDSFKILTKMEPESVDMIFADPPYFLSNDGITCQGGKMVSVNKGSWDKLSESGTSVEEKHKFNRKWIKLCKKVLKPNGTIWISGTLHNIYSIGMALEQEGFKIINNITWQKTNPPPNLACRCFTHSTETILWAKKNDKKSRHFFDYQKMKEMNGGKQMKDVWTGALTKPSEKTEGKHPTQKPKYLLEKIVLASTEEGQVILDPFCGSGTTGVEAVRFGRKFIGIDVSEEYLEISKRRLEKVYGDAKEY, encoded by the coding sequence ATGGAAAACTTATTCACAAAGAAAGTGCCATTATATTTCGAGACGGAAGAATCACAGTTAATTGTGGGTGATTCGTTTAAGATTCTAACAAAAATGGAACCGGAATCTGTTGATATGATATTTGCAGATCCGCCTTATTTTTTGAGTAATGACGGCATTACCTGTCAGGGTGGAAAGATGGTTTCAGTAAATAAAGGCTCATGGGATAAACTTTCGGAAAGTGGAACCAGCGTCGAAGAAAAACACAAGTTTAACAGAAAGTGGATTAAGTTATGTAAGAAAGTACTAAAGCCGAATGGCACAATATGGATATCAGGAACACTACACAATATATATTCGATTGGTATGGCATTGGAGCAAGAAGGATTCAAGATAATCAATAACATAACATGGCAGAAAACAAATCCACCGCCAAACTTAGCATGTCGATGCTTCACACATTCTACGGAAACAATTTTATGGGCAAAGAAGAATGATAAGAAGTCTCGGCATTTTTTTGATTATCAGAAAATGAAAGAAATGAACGGTGGAAAGCAGATGAAGGATGTGTGGACAGGAGCATTGACGAAACCTTCGGAGAAAACAGAAGGTAAGCACCCTACGCAGAAACCGAAATATTTGCTTGAAAAAATTGTACTGGCATCGACGGAGGAAGGACAAGTTATCTTGGATCCTTTTTGTGGCTCAGGAACTACAGGAGTAGAGGCGGTACGATTTGGACGAAAATTTATCGGAATAGATGTAAGTGAAGAATACTTGGAGATATCCAAGAGGAGATTGGAGAAGGTTTACGGAGATGCGAAAGAATATTGA
- a CDS encoding restriction endonuclease: MRKNIEISDEKISEFLEQFYRYFESGYAFEEFLKVYLEKIGLDEVVVTQRSSDGGIDVAAVRYGVGGFAGADAVDYFVQAKRNKPGTTIPIEKVRALRGVMPSGSKGIFITTANYSKKTEEFVDADPSRPIILIDGKSLVESCIDNEIGFVFTPVFSKNAMDALKDETDDLVKEDGTIDETNEGVKLVVDKQISANDIRARILRLPKAITNLLPEDAHKVKVIFNGLSPKELTVAKNRGYLAGVTDLYKESGLIAEDGSYNPCKAIWKFSEDKIDITIKEH, encoded by the coding sequence ATGCGAAAGAATATTGAAATATCTGATGAGAAGATAAGTGAGTTTTTGGAACAGTTTTATAGATATTTTGAAAGTGGATATGCATTTGAGGAATTTTTAAAAGTGTATCTTGAAAAGATTGGTCTTGATGAGGTTGTTGTCACACAGCGTTCTTCGGATGGCGGAATTGACGTGGCGGCTGTAAGATATGGTGTTGGTGGCTTTGCTGGGGCAGATGCTGTTGATTATTTCGTTCAGGCAAAGAGAAATAAACCTGGAACGACAATACCTATTGAAAAAGTCAGGGCACTTAGAGGCGTGATGCCTTCGGGTAGTAAGGGGATATTTATTACAACTGCAAACTATTCAAAAAAGACAGAAGAATTTGTAGATGCAGACCCATCACGTCCGATAATTCTTATCGATGGAAAATCACTTGTTGAAAGCTGCATTGATAACGAGATTGGTTTTGTATTTACACCCGTATTCAGTAAAAATGCAATGGATGCATTAAAGGATGAAACAGATGATTTGGTAAAAGAAGATGGAACAATAGATGAAACAAATGAAGGGGTTAAGCTGGTCGTAGATAAGCAGATTTCGGCTAATGACATTCGAGCAAGAATATTAAGATTACCAAAAGCCATTACAAATCTGTTACCTGAAGACGCACATAAAGTTAAGGTGATATTTAATGGACTGTCACCTAAAGAATTAACGGTAGCAAAGAATAGAGGATATCTTGCAGGTGTAACAGATTTGTATAAGGAATCTGGATTAATTGCTGAGGATGGTTCGTACAATCCATGTAAGGCAATTTGGAAATTTTCTGAGGATAAAATAGATATTACTATAAAGGAGCATTGA
- a CDS encoding AIPR family protein, with translation MKELTITIPVKSFKKFDNPYDSKAMAAKYQFFVNVADIPSEWLEWLSVNPREQKLTTDVARDIAKSLRSSKKNFHVLNRGILLSAEEVTFDNKEKMATIKFLNPNMHGIVDGGHTYRQILKYQEEINPIYEKYVQVEVITSFDSIEELAEARNNSVAVDDKSIEELRGTFDPIKKIIENQRIQGEKYFDRISFRQNEFWGNKDVNNIIDVREIISIINMFNPILYDPMTPTHPIQSYTGKAASLNKFLKMSPPGVKEEDPEYRKAVIEKLTKIIPDIFKLWDDIEVNFAKVSKELNRRYGSKPYSNYGKDNVKKISMFSNVEMDYTVPKGIMYPVVGAFRALVCEKDGRYDWTISPFNVWDEKKEQIVTSVLESSAQFGNSPDKLGKSTLLWDSLYNMILIYRITNEK, from the coding sequence ATGAAAGAACTCACAATTACAATTCCAGTAAAATCTTTTAAAAAGTTTGACAATCCATATGATTCAAAAGCTATGGCTGCAAAGTATCAGTTCTTTGTTAATGTTGCAGATATTCCTTCTGAATGGTTGGAGTGGTTGTCGGTTAATCCAAGAGAACAGAAACTTACCACAGATGTTGCTAGAGATATTGCAAAATCATTACGTAGTAGTAAAAAGAATTTTCATGTGTTAAATAGAGGAATTTTACTCTCGGCAGAAGAGGTAACTTTTGATAACAAAGAAAAGATGGCTACAATTAAGTTTCTTAATCCCAATATGCATGGTATTGTAGATGGTGGACATACATATCGTCAAATATTAAAATATCAGGAAGAGATAAATCCAATATATGAAAAATATGTGCAAGTAGAGGTAATTACTAGTTTTGACAGTATAGAAGAACTAGCCGAAGCAAGAAATAATTCTGTGGCAGTTGATGATAAATCTATAGAGGAATTAAGAGGTACTTTTGACCCCATCAAAAAAATTATTGAAAATCAAAGGATTCAGGGTGAAAAATATTTTGATAGAATTTCGTTTAGACAAAACGAATTCTGGGGAAATAAGGATGTTAATAATATTATAGATGTTAGAGAAATTATATCTATAATTAATATGTTTAACCCTATATTGTATGATCCGATGACGCCTACTCATCCTATTCAGTCATATACAGGTAAGGCAGCAAGTTTGAATAAATTTTTAAAAATGTCTCCTCCAGGAGTTAAAGAAGAAGACCCTGAGTATAGAAAAGCAGTAATTGAGAAATTGACGAAAATTATTCCAGATATTTTTAAACTTTGGGATGATATAGAGGTTAATTTTGCTAAAGTATCTAAGGAACTTAATAGAAGGTATGGAAGCAAGCCGTATTCAAATTATGGTAAAGATAATGTGAAAAAAATATCTATGTTTTCGAATGTTGAGATGGATTATACCGTACCAAAAGGAATTATGTATCCAGTTGTTGGAGCATTCAGAGCGTTAGTGTGCGAAAAGGATGGGCGGTATGATTGGACTATTTCTCCGTTTAATGTATGGGATGAGAAAAAGGAGCAGATTGTCACATCGGTTTTGGAAAGTTCGGCACAATTTGGGAATAGTCCTGATAAACTTGGAAAGTCAACATTATTATGGGATTCATTATATAATATGATACTAATCTATAGGATAACAAATGAAAAATAG
- a CDS encoding DNA adenine methylase, which produces MSNSSVAPFVKWAGGKRQLIPQIKERMPKQYKDYYEPFVGGGAVAFELLPTNALINDINKALINAYKQICNAPEAFLRAVNKLDKEMWEDGKKYYYSLREHYNDKLMKAEYDVELAALFVFINKHCFNGLYRVNGKGLFNVPYNNSRRASVDEEVIMETSKYLQGVTIIDGDFEVACKDAKKGDFIFIDSPYAPLNPTSFESYTKEGFDIESHRRLAKLYDELTARDCYCMLTNHNTELINELYGNKGYKIDVVSVKRMINSDASNRVGEEVIICNY; this is translated from the coding sequence ATGAGTAATTCAAGTGTTGCTCCATTTGTGAAATGGGCTGGTGGTAAGCGTCAGTTGATTCCACAGATAAAGGAAAGAATGCCTAAACAGTATAAGGATTATTATGAGCCATTTGTAGGTGGCGGTGCAGTTGCATTTGAATTGCTGCCTACAAATGCTCTGATAAATGATATCAACAAGGCGTTAATAAATGCGTATAAGCAGATATGTAATGCACCGGAAGCATTTTTAAGGGCTGTAAATAAGCTTGATAAAGAAATGTGGGAAGATGGCAAGAAATACTATTATTCTCTGCGGGAGCATTACAATGATAAGCTGATGAAAGCAGAATATGATGTGGAGTTGGCTGCGTTGTTTGTATTTATCAATAAGCATTGTTTTAATGGTTTGTACCGGGTAAATGGTAAAGGATTATTTAATGTTCCGTATAACAATAGTCGCAGAGCTTCTGTTGATGAAGAGGTTATTATGGAGACTTCAAAGTATTTGCAAGGCGTAACCATTATAGATGGTGATTTTGAAGTAGCATGTAAGGATGCAAAAAAAGGTGACTTTATATTTATCGACAGTCCGTATGCACCATTGAATCCAACATCTTTTGAATCATATACCAAAGAGGGATTTGATATAGAAAGCCATAGACGATTGGCGAAGCTTTATGATGAATTAACAGCCAGAGATTGCTATTGCATGCTCACAAACCATAATACAGAGTTGATAAATGAGCTATATGGGAACAAAGGCTACAAAATAGATGTTGTAAGTGTTAAGCGTATGATTAATTCGGATGCATCCAACAGGGTTGGTGAAGAAGTGATTATATGTAATTATTGA